A single window of Nicotiana tomentosiformis chromosome 1, ASM39032v3, whole genome shotgun sequence DNA harbors:
- the LOC104107249 gene encoding U-box domain-containing protein 3 isoform X1 has protein sequence MLQDRLMELTSVRCLINSISRFIHLVTCLTSKTMPGQKSYKNIATLLKLLKPVLDDIAQQKAPSDETISRQCEELDIAINEARELLEEWSPKKSKILWVLRSEPQLLKIQSIALKISHILSKLVESSPPTLSLSEIQHFIQELQNCEVGKISKHINMALEGGKVLRSESLTEIIHSLNLASHEELLNECIALEKERMKAKDNKTRGDLDKITVSIDLFSHIRDCMLELDTFKAIDGVKIPPYFRCPLSLELMVNPVIIASGQTYEQTSIQKWLDHGLTTCPKTLQALAHSNLIPNYTVKALIENWCEENKVRLDDGNFESTHDGISSKSGHLTDMDNVQGSSETSNSTSRLCLQGGQAFESQKIDCTSDISEEEFSACRIREAEKSGHTSPGISYNHSRSESVSSAVSSIDYLPSASTDVSRISSKHDNVSDTSGEVQCDYRVSSPCNKSVGNSPNLSARQYHSSKTMGGMAVNGLHNHARQLSLPTKSMSDDLTTSSHVEKLIRDLDSHSTEVQTTAAAELRFLAKHNMENRAIIGRCGAIAPLISLLHSVVKLTQEHAVTALLNLSINEDIKAIIAEQGALEPLIHVLRTGNAGAKENAAAALFSLSLLEEYRKKIGRSGAVKALVDLLGSGTIRGKKDAATALFNLSIFHENKARIVQAGAVKHLIRLLDPSNELVDKAVALLANLSTIAEGCLAIAREGGIPSLVEIVETGSQRGKENAAAILLQLCLNSPKYCRLVLQEGAVPPLVALSQSGSPRAKEKAQQLLSHFRSQREGATGRGKS, from the exons ATGCTGCAG GACAGGTTAATGGAGTTGACATCTGTAAGGTGCCTTATAAACAGTATCTCTCGATTCATTCATCTTGTGACGTGTCTAACATCAAAGACTATGCCTGGTCAAAAGAGTTATAAAAATATTGCGACTTTGTTGAAGCTTTTAAAACCGGTACTTGATGATATTGCTCAACAAAAAGCTCCTTCAGATGAAACCATATCAAGGCAGTGTGAAGAACTGGACATAGCCATTAATGAAGCTAGAGAATTACTGGAAGAATGGTCTCCTAAGAAGAGCAAGATTCTCTGG GTTTTGCGGAGCGAGCCACAATTGCTGAAAATCCAGAGCATTGCACTCAAGATATCTCACATTTTAAGTAAATTAGTAGAATCATCACCACCCACTTTGAGTCTTTCTGAAATTCAG CACTTCATACAGGAACTTCAAAATTGCGAAGTGGGGAAAATATCAAAACACATAAACATGGCTCTTGAAGGAGGAAAGGTTCTTCGCTCTGAAAGTCTGACAGAAATCATTCACTCCCTTAATTTGGCATCTCACGAAGAACTGTTGAATGAATGTATTGCATTAGAGAAGGAGAGAATGAAGGCTAAAGATAATAAAACAAGAGGAGATTTGGATAAGATCACCGTTTCCATTGACCTCTTCTCTCATATTCGTGATTGTATGCTTGAACTTGACACCTTCAAGGCCATAGATGGTGTTAAGATCCCTCCTTATTTCCGGTGTCCTTTGTCTCTGGAACTGATGGTGAATCCAGTCATTATTGCTTCAGGCCAAACTTATGAGCAGACTTCCATTCAAAAATGGCTGGATCATGGACTAACTACATGCCCCAAAACCCTCCAAGCGCTCGCACATTCAAATCTTATCCCAAACTACACTGTTAAGGCTCTGATAGAAAATTGGTGTGAGGAAAACAAGGTGAGGCTGGATGACGGGAATTTTGAGTCCACTCATGATGGAATCTCATCAAAATCTGGACACCTTACTGACATGGACAACGTGCAAGGTTCTTCAGAAACTAGCAATTCAACATCAAGACTCTGTCTTCAAGGTGGACAAGCTTTTGAAAGTCAGAAGATTGATTGCACTTCTGACATAAGTGAAGAAGAATTTAGTGCATGCCGTATCAGGGAGGCTGAAAAATCTGGCCACACATCCCCAGGGATTTCCTATAACCACAGCAGGAGCGAATCAGTATCAAGTGCTGTTTCCAGTATTGATTATCTTCCCTCGGCGTCAACTGATGTCTCCAGGATATCAAGCAAACATGATAATGTGAGTGATACATCTGGAGAGGTACAATGTGATTACCGCGTTTCTTCTCCGTGTAACAAGAGTGTTGGGAATTCTCCTAATTTATCTGCAAGGCAATATCACAGCTCCAAAACAATGGGTGGGATGGCTGTGAATGGACTCCACAACCATGCTAGACAACTTTCTTTACCAACAAAATCAATGTCTGATGATCTGACCACGAGTTCCCATGTTGAAAAGCTTATTAGAGACTTGGATAGTCATTCAACTGAGGTGCAAACGACAGCTGCAGCAGAATTGCGGTTTCTGGCAAAGCACAACATGGAAAACCGAGCTATTATAGGCCGCTGTGGGGCTATTGCTCCACTCATCTCTTTGCTACACTCTGTTGTGAAGCTAACTCAAGAGCATGCTGTCACAGCACTACTAAACTTGTCAATAAATGAAGACATCAAGGCCATTATTGCAGAACAAGGGGCGCTTGAACCCCTTATCCATGTCCTGAGAACAGGAAATGCTGGAGCAAAAGAGAATGCTGCGGCAGCTCTTTTTAGTCTGTCTCTTTTGGAAGAGTACAGGAAAAAGATTGGGCGTTCTGGAGCAGTTAAAGCCTTGGTTGATCTTCTTGGTTCGGGTACCATCAGAGGGAAGAAAGATGCTGCTACAGCATTATTTAACCTGTCAATATTTCATGAAAATAAGGCTCGCATTGTTCAGGCTGGGGCTGTGAAGCATCTCATTAGGTTGTTGGACCCTTCAAATGAATTGGTCGATAAGGCTGTTGCTCTTCTTGCAAATTTGTCTACCATTGCAGAGGGCTGCTTAGCTATTGCCCGAGAAGGGGGTATACCATCACTAGTCGAGATTGTTGAAACCGGATCTCAGAGGGGAAAGGAAAATGCTGCCGCAATACTGCTGCAACTGTGTCTCAACAGTCCCAAGTATTGTCGATTAGTGTTGCAAGAAGGTGCTGTTCCACCACTTGTTGCATTGTCTCAGTCGGGCTCCCCAAGAGCAAAGGAGAAG GCACAACAACTTCTCAGTCATTTCCGCAGCCAGCGTGAAGGAGCCACAGGGAGGGGGAAGTCAtga
- the LOC104107249 gene encoding U-box domain-containing protein 3 isoform X2 — translation MELTSVRCLINSISRFIHLVTCLTSKTMPGQKSYKNIATLLKLLKPVLDDIAQQKAPSDETISRQCEELDIAINEARELLEEWSPKKSKILWVLRSEPQLLKIQSIALKISHILSKLVESSPPTLSLSEIQHFIQELQNCEVGKISKHINMALEGGKVLRSESLTEIIHSLNLASHEELLNECIALEKERMKAKDNKTRGDLDKITVSIDLFSHIRDCMLELDTFKAIDGVKIPPYFRCPLSLELMVNPVIIASGQTYEQTSIQKWLDHGLTTCPKTLQALAHSNLIPNYTVKALIENWCEENKVRLDDGNFESTHDGISSKSGHLTDMDNVQGSSETSNSTSRLCLQGGQAFESQKIDCTSDISEEEFSACRIREAEKSGHTSPGISYNHSRSESVSSAVSSIDYLPSASTDVSRISSKHDNVSDTSGEVQCDYRVSSPCNKSVGNSPNLSARQYHSSKTMGGMAVNGLHNHARQLSLPTKSMSDDLTTSSHVEKLIRDLDSHSTEVQTTAAAELRFLAKHNMENRAIIGRCGAIAPLISLLHSVVKLTQEHAVTALLNLSINEDIKAIIAEQGALEPLIHVLRTGNAGAKENAAAALFSLSLLEEYRKKIGRSGAVKALVDLLGSGTIRGKKDAATALFNLSIFHENKARIVQAGAVKHLIRLLDPSNELVDKAVALLANLSTIAEGCLAIAREGGIPSLVEIVETGSQRGKENAAAILLQLCLNSPKYCRLVLQEGAVPPLVALSQSGSPRAKEKAQQLLSHFRSQREGATGRGKS, via the exons ATGGAGTTGACATCTGTAAGGTGCCTTATAAACAGTATCTCTCGATTCATTCATCTTGTGACGTGTCTAACATCAAAGACTATGCCTGGTCAAAAGAGTTATAAAAATATTGCGACTTTGTTGAAGCTTTTAAAACCGGTACTTGATGATATTGCTCAACAAAAAGCTCCTTCAGATGAAACCATATCAAGGCAGTGTGAAGAACTGGACATAGCCATTAATGAAGCTAGAGAATTACTGGAAGAATGGTCTCCTAAGAAGAGCAAGATTCTCTGG GTTTTGCGGAGCGAGCCACAATTGCTGAAAATCCAGAGCATTGCACTCAAGATATCTCACATTTTAAGTAAATTAGTAGAATCATCACCACCCACTTTGAGTCTTTCTGAAATTCAG CACTTCATACAGGAACTTCAAAATTGCGAAGTGGGGAAAATATCAAAACACATAAACATGGCTCTTGAAGGAGGAAAGGTTCTTCGCTCTGAAAGTCTGACAGAAATCATTCACTCCCTTAATTTGGCATCTCACGAAGAACTGTTGAATGAATGTATTGCATTAGAGAAGGAGAGAATGAAGGCTAAAGATAATAAAACAAGAGGAGATTTGGATAAGATCACCGTTTCCATTGACCTCTTCTCTCATATTCGTGATTGTATGCTTGAACTTGACACCTTCAAGGCCATAGATGGTGTTAAGATCCCTCCTTATTTCCGGTGTCCTTTGTCTCTGGAACTGATGGTGAATCCAGTCATTATTGCTTCAGGCCAAACTTATGAGCAGACTTCCATTCAAAAATGGCTGGATCATGGACTAACTACATGCCCCAAAACCCTCCAAGCGCTCGCACATTCAAATCTTATCCCAAACTACACTGTTAAGGCTCTGATAGAAAATTGGTGTGAGGAAAACAAGGTGAGGCTGGATGACGGGAATTTTGAGTCCACTCATGATGGAATCTCATCAAAATCTGGACACCTTACTGACATGGACAACGTGCAAGGTTCTTCAGAAACTAGCAATTCAACATCAAGACTCTGTCTTCAAGGTGGACAAGCTTTTGAAAGTCAGAAGATTGATTGCACTTCTGACATAAGTGAAGAAGAATTTAGTGCATGCCGTATCAGGGAGGCTGAAAAATCTGGCCACACATCCCCAGGGATTTCCTATAACCACAGCAGGAGCGAATCAGTATCAAGTGCTGTTTCCAGTATTGATTATCTTCCCTCGGCGTCAACTGATGTCTCCAGGATATCAAGCAAACATGATAATGTGAGTGATACATCTGGAGAGGTACAATGTGATTACCGCGTTTCTTCTCCGTGTAACAAGAGTGTTGGGAATTCTCCTAATTTATCTGCAAGGCAATATCACAGCTCCAAAACAATGGGTGGGATGGCTGTGAATGGACTCCACAACCATGCTAGACAACTTTCTTTACCAACAAAATCAATGTCTGATGATCTGACCACGAGTTCCCATGTTGAAAAGCTTATTAGAGACTTGGATAGTCATTCAACTGAGGTGCAAACGACAGCTGCAGCAGAATTGCGGTTTCTGGCAAAGCACAACATGGAAAACCGAGCTATTATAGGCCGCTGTGGGGCTATTGCTCCACTCATCTCTTTGCTACACTCTGTTGTGAAGCTAACTCAAGAGCATGCTGTCACAGCACTACTAAACTTGTCAATAAATGAAGACATCAAGGCCATTATTGCAGAACAAGGGGCGCTTGAACCCCTTATCCATGTCCTGAGAACAGGAAATGCTGGAGCAAAAGAGAATGCTGCGGCAGCTCTTTTTAGTCTGTCTCTTTTGGAAGAGTACAGGAAAAAGATTGGGCGTTCTGGAGCAGTTAAAGCCTTGGTTGATCTTCTTGGTTCGGGTACCATCAGAGGGAAGAAAGATGCTGCTACAGCATTATTTAACCTGTCAATATTTCATGAAAATAAGGCTCGCATTGTTCAGGCTGGGGCTGTGAAGCATCTCATTAGGTTGTTGGACCCTTCAAATGAATTGGTCGATAAGGCTGTTGCTCTTCTTGCAAATTTGTCTACCATTGCAGAGGGCTGCTTAGCTATTGCCCGAGAAGGGGGTATACCATCACTAGTCGAGATTGTTGAAACCGGATCTCAGAGGGGAAAGGAAAATGCTGCCGCAATACTGCTGCAACTGTGTCTCAACAGTCCCAAGTATTGTCGATTAGTGTTGCAAGAAGGTGCTGTTCCACCACTTGTTGCATTGTCTCAGTCGGGCTCCCCAAGAGCAAAGGAGAAG GCACAACAACTTCTCAGTCATTTCCGCAGCCAGCGTGAAGGAGCCACAGGGAGGGGGAAGTCAtga